Proteins encoded in a region of the Streptomyces sp. PCS3-D2 genome:
- a CDS encoding aminotransferase class I/II-fold pyridoxal phosphate-dependent enzyme, with protein MTSVTGARSPGEGHAAIAVVGMACRFPGARNLNEYWRLLTDPRPQFSTIPDTRWRSAAFLSGDFRDTSSTYTDTMAVLPDVGHFDAAHYGIPPRRAAAMDPQHRLLIDLTREAVQDAGWEADGFDREETSVITALTESGYRELSTMRIRMRQLAGGEFGARATDSGTEAVRAVQGLHGTSVAGLLLNMGPNTISSVFDLHGESYALDAACSGGLMAVANAVHALRAGRSRIAIAGGAQLVLTPDLLVGLCRIGAISRSGRCLPFGTDADGFVLGEGAGVLVLRPLADALSAGDRVYAVIRGVGTANDGTVQGGMHPQAGGQLRALRRAYRDAGLPPGEVGYLEAHGTGTTVGDPVELAVLRELRGEAAAPAHLGAVKAVVGHSLNSAGLAGLIKSVLAVQRGVIPPQPDFALADTTVLDDARLTVATAPVAWPGSDLPRRAGVSAFGFGGTGVHLVLEEHAGPAVRPVPPEGPRELVLTARDRAGLARYARDVARSLTEDRPPLAQVADTLARRAPLQEHLALSARDPADAAARLIAEAAALEAGRAVEPGPAPMPAEASAARRTPPCTLPPSPLAPRRHWVVDDAARALDTPAEPAGSPPAVGAAAEPAVAAPSRAPAPSPAPREDAVSIVFEEVSRTGVFPREDLGEDMALVAGLGFDSLMLQELAVNIARRAPGFRTEDLFAPELTVGALIALIDPGRARPAASGGPSREARPAEWRRDSTTVDDFPEVSLFEERLASVTAGGSGFPYFRVHEGTVRDTTVIGDRSYLSFGSYNYLGMSGHPAVNEAAHRAVERYGTSVSASRPLSGERELTVRLERSLAAFLGVGDCLTLVSGHATNVTAIGHLVGAGDLVLHDALAHDSILQGCALSGAARRPFAHNDRGDLEHLLRVNRSRFRRVLIVVEGAYSMDGDLADLPAFIELKKRYGALLMVDEAHSMGTVGERGRGVGEFFGADRSDVDVWMGTLSKSLASCGGYLGGSARMVRWLRHTLPGFVYSVGLTPANAAAALAALELIAAEPHRVRTLRANAELFLGLAAAAGLPTGASADTPIVPVVLGGSARTLHVADQLFARGVIADPIFHPAVEEGQARLRFFLTSEHRRDDIRRAVAVLAEEVAASAAV; from the coding sequence ATGACCTCCGTGACGGGGGCGCGGAGCCCGGGGGAGGGGCACGCGGCGATAGCAGTCGTGGGAATGGCCTGCCGGTTCCCGGGAGCCCGGAACCTGAACGAGTACTGGCGGCTGCTGACGGACCCGCGACCGCAGTTCTCCACCATCCCCGACACGCGCTGGCGCAGTGCGGCCTTTCTCAGCGGCGACTTCCGCGACACGTCGTCCACCTACACCGACACCATGGCCGTGCTGCCGGACGTGGGCCACTTCGACGCGGCGCACTACGGCATCCCGCCGCGCCGGGCCGCGGCGATGGATCCCCAGCACCGGCTGCTGATCGACCTGACCCGTGAGGCGGTCCAGGACGCGGGCTGGGAGGCCGACGGCTTCGACCGCGAAGAGACCTCGGTGATCACCGCCCTCACCGAGAGCGGCTACCGCGAGCTGAGCACCATGCGGATACGGATGCGCCAGCTGGCCGGAGGTGAGTTCGGGGCGAGGGCGACGGACTCCGGGACGGAGGCCGTACGCGCCGTCCAAGGTCTGCACGGCACCTCCGTGGCTGGGCTCCTCCTCAACATGGGGCCCAACACGATCAGCTCGGTCTTCGACCTGCACGGCGAGAGCTACGCCCTGGACGCCGCCTGCTCCGGCGGGCTCATGGCCGTCGCCAACGCGGTCCACGCGCTGCGCGCGGGCCGGTCCCGCATCGCGATCGCAGGTGGCGCCCAGCTGGTCCTCACCCCGGACCTGCTGGTGGGACTGTGTCGGATCGGTGCCATCTCGCGCAGCGGCAGATGCCTGCCCTTCGGTACCGACGCCGACGGATTCGTCCTCGGGGAGGGCGCCGGGGTGCTGGTGCTGCGGCCACTGGCCGACGCCCTGTCGGCCGGCGACCGGGTCTACGCGGTGATCCGCGGTGTGGGGACGGCCAACGACGGGACCGTCCAGGGCGGCATGCACCCGCAGGCGGGCGGCCAGCTCAGGGCCCTGCGCCGGGCCTACCGCGACGCGGGCCTGCCCCCGGGCGAGGTGGGCTACCTGGAGGCGCACGGCACCGGGACGACCGTCGGGGACCCCGTCGAACTCGCGGTCCTGCGCGAACTGCGCGGTGAGGCCGCGGCCCCCGCCCACCTCGGCGCGGTGAAGGCGGTCGTCGGGCACTCGCTCAACTCGGCGGGCCTGGCCGGACTGATCAAGTCGGTCCTGGCCGTGCAGCGGGGGGTGATCCCGCCGCAGCCGGACTTCGCCCTCGCCGACACCACCGTCCTCGACGACGCTCGACTGACCGTCGCGACGGCACCGGTCGCGTGGCCCGGGAGCGACCTGCCCCGCCGGGCCGGGGTGAGCGCCTTCGGCTTCGGCGGCACCGGCGTCCACCTGGTTCTGGAGGAGCACGCTGGGCCGGCGGTCCGCCCGGTGCCACCCGAGGGGCCCCGCGAACTGGTCCTCACCGCGCGCGACCGGGCCGGACTGGCCCGGTACGCCAGGGACGTGGCGAGGTCGCTCACCGAGGACCGGCCGCCGCTGGCCCAGGTCGCGGACACCCTGGCCCGGCGGGCACCCCTGCAGGAGCACCTCGCGCTGTCGGCCCGGGACCCCGCCGATGCCGCCGCCCGCCTGATCGCGGAGGCCGCGGCGCTGGAGGCCGGACGCGCTGTGGAGCCCGGGCCCGCGCCGATGCCCGCCGAAGCCTCCGCGGCCCGGCGCACACCCCCGTGCACCCTGCCTCCCAGTCCGCTCGCACCCCGCCGCCACTGGGTCGTGGACGACGCGGCGCGCGCGCTGGACACCCCGGCGGAGCCTGCCGGGTCCCCGCCGGCGGTGGGCGCGGCCGCCGAGCCGGCCGTGGCGGCGCCGTCCCGGGCGCCGGCTCCGTCCCCCGCGCCCCGCGAGGACGCCGTGTCCATCGTGTTCGAGGAGGTGTCGCGGACCGGGGTGTTCCCCCGCGAGGACCTCGGCGAGGACATGGCGCTGGTGGCCGGCCTCGGGTTCGACTCCCTCATGCTCCAGGAACTGGCGGTCAACATCGCCAGGCGCGCGCCCGGATTCCGCACCGAGGACCTGTTCGCGCCCGAACTCACCGTCGGTGCCCTGATCGCGCTGATCGATCCGGGCCGCGCCCGGCCGGCGGCTTCCGGCGGCCCCTCCCGCGAGGCGCGGCCGGCCGAGTGGCGCCGAGATTCCACCACTGTCGACGACTTCCCGGAGGTCTCCCTCTTCGAGGAGCGCCTGGCCTCGGTCACCGCCGGCGGGTCCGGCTTCCCGTACTTCCGCGTCCACGAGGGCACCGTCCGCGACACCACGGTGATCGGCGACCGCTCGTACCTCTCCTTCGGCTCCTACAACTACCTGGGGATGTCGGGCCATCCGGCGGTCAACGAAGCCGCGCACCGGGCCGTGGAACGGTACGGGACCTCCGTCTCCGCGAGCCGTCCGCTCTCGGGTGAACGGGAGCTGACGGTCCGTCTCGAACGCTCCCTGGCCGCCTTCCTCGGCGTCGGGGACTGCCTCACCCTGGTCAGCGGCCATGCCACCAACGTCACCGCGATCGGGCACCTCGTCGGGGCCGGGGACCTCGTCCTGCATGACGCGCTGGCCCACGACAGCATCCTCCAGGGATGCGCCCTGTCCGGGGCGGCGCGCAGACCCTTCGCCCACAACGACCGCGGCGACCTGGAACACCTCCTGAGAGTCAACCGGTCCCGTTTCCGACGGGTGCTGATCGTGGTGGAGGGTGCCTACAGCATGGACGGCGACCTGGCGGACCTGCCCGCGTTCATCGAGCTGAAGAAGCGCTACGGCGCCCTGCTGATGGTCGACGAGGCGCACAGCATGGGCACCGTCGGCGAGCGCGGCCGCGGCGTGGGCGAGTTCTTCGGCGCGGACCGCTCCGACGTGGACGTGTGGATGGGCACCCTCTCCAAGTCCTTGGCCAGTTGCGGCGGTTACCTGGGTGGATCGGCCCGTATGGTCCGCTGGCTGCGGCACACCCTTCCGGGCTTCGTCTACAGCGTGGGCCTGACCCCGGCGAACGCGGCCGCCGCACTGGCCGCCCTCGAGTTGATCGCCGCGGAACCGCACCGGGTGCGCACCCTGAGGGCGAACGCCGAGCTGTTCCTCGGACTGGCCGCGGCGGCCGGCCTGCCGACCGGCGCCAGCGCGGACACCCCCATCGTCCCGGTCGTCCTCGGCGGCTCGGCGCGGACCCTGCACGTCGCGGACCAGCTGTTCGCCCGCGGGGTCATCGCCGATCCGATCTTCCATCCCGCCGTGGAGGAGGGACAGGCGAGGCTGCGGTTCTTCCTCACGTCCGAACACCGCCGGGACGACATCCGCCGGGCGGTCGCCGTGCTGGCCGAGGAGGTGGCGGCGAGCGCCGCGGTGTGA
- a CDS encoding NAD-dependent epimerase/dehydratase family protein, producing MSLHVVVGFGPAGAATARLLAEQGHSVRVVTRSGRSPEPGLEHVAFDAADRERLIAAARGATAIHHCAAPPYHRWVRAWPPLVASVCAAAEATGAVLVMLGNLYGYGPVDGPLTEELPLAATGPKGRVRAAAWEQVRTLHEQGRIRAVEVRASDFFGPGVTTGGHLAGRVVPALLRGKPVATLGDPDAPHSWTYLPDVAAAMAEVAGEERAWGRPWHIPTEPPRSVREMADRLAAESGSGPAVVRRIPSAALSLAGLFSPLMRELGEIRYQFDRPFVVDATAYEEAFAVRATPVAEQVTATVDWWRARSAAR from the coding sequence GTGAGTCTTCATGTGGTCGTGGGTTTCGGACCCGCAGGCGCCGCCACCGCCCGTTTGCTGGCAGAGCAGGGACATTCCGTACGCGTCGTCACCAGGTCGGGCAGAAGCCCGGAACCGGGGCTCGAACACGTCGCGTTCGACGCGGCGGACCGGGAGCGGCTGATCGCCGCCGCACGGGGCGCGACGGCGATCCACCACTGCGCCGCACCCCCCTACCACCGCTGGGTGCGCGCATGGCCGCCGCTCGTCGCGTCGGTCTGCGCCGCGGCCGAGGCCACCGGTGCCGTCCTGGTCATGCTGGGCAACCTCTACGGCTACGGGCCGGTGGACGGCCCCCTGACCGAGGAACTCCCGCTCGCCGCGACCGGCCCCAAGGGCCGGGTCCGCGCCGCCGCGTGGGAACAGGTGCGGACCCTGCACGAGCAGGGCCGCATCAGGGCGGTCGAGGTGCGGGCCAGCGACTTCTTCGGCCCGGGCGTCACCACCGGGGGCCACCTCGCCGGACGGGTCGTACCGGCGCTGCTGCGCGGCAAGCCGGTCGCCACGCTGGGAGATCCGGACGCCCCGCACAGCTGGACCTACCTTCCCGACGTGGCCGCGGCGATGGCCGAGGTCGCGGGCGAGGAGCGGGCCTGGGGGCGTCCCTGGCACATTCCCACCGAACCTCCCCGGTCCGTACGGGAGATGGCCGACCGGCTCGCCGCGGAGTCGGGGAGCGGGCCGGCGGTGGTGCGCAGGATCCCGTCGGCCGCACTGTCGCTTGCGGGGCTCTTCTCGCCGCTCATGCGTGAACTGGGAGAGATCCGCTACCAGTTCGACCGCCCCTTCGTGGTTGATGCGACTGCCTACGAGGAGGCTTTCGCGGTGCGGGCCACCCCCGTCGCCGAACAGGTCACGGCCACCGTCGACTGGTGGCGTGCGCGATCGGCCGCCCGATGA
- a CDS encoding geranyl diphosphate 2-C-methyltransferase, with amino-acid sequence MDPSVTSTDFTVAAPTSAFIPSPATPYQGDIARYWDHEARPVNLRLGDVDGLYHHHYGIGDIDHAALGDSGDSAYEKKLIAELHRLESAQADVLLNHLGAIGRDDTLVDAGCGRGGSMVMAHQRFGCKVEGVTLSAKQADFANQRARELGIEDSVHARVCNMLNTPFETGQAAASWNNESSMYVDLHDLFAEHSRVLAVGGRYVTITGCWNPRYGQPSKWVSQINAHFECNIHSRREYMRAMADNRLVPQVVIDLTPETLPYWELRATSSLVTGIEEAFINSYRDGSFQYVLIAADRV; translated from the coding sequence ATGGATCCCTCTGTGACTAGCACCGATTTCACCGTTGCAGCCCCCACGTCCGCCTTCATTCCCTCCCCGGCGACGCCCTACCAGGGCGACATCGCCCGCTACTGGGACCACGAGGCGCGGCCGGTGAACCTCCGCCTCGGAGATGTCGACGGTCTCTACCACCACCACTACGGCATCGGTGACATCGACCACGCGGCCCTCGGGGACTCCGGCGACAGCGCATACGAGAAGAAGCTGATCGCCGAGCTCCACCGCCTGGAGTCCGCGCAGGCGGACGTCCTGCTGAACCACCTGGGCGCCATCGGCCGCGACGACACGCTCGTGGACGCCGGCTGCGGCCGCGGCGGTTCGATGGTCATGGCCCACCAGCGTTTCGGATGCAAGGTCGAGGGCGTCACCCTGTCGGCCAAGCAGGCCGACTTCGCCAACCAGCGCGCCCGCGAGCTGGGTATCGAGGACTCCGTCCACGCCCGCGTCTGCAACATGCTCAACACGCCGTTCGAGACGGGACAGGCCGCCGCCTCCTGGAACAACGAGTCCAGCATGTACGTCGACCTGCACGACCTGTTCGCCGAGCACTCCCGCGTCCTCGCGGTCGGCGGCCGCTACGTGACCATCACCGGTTGCTGGAACCCGCGTTACGGCCAGCCCTCGAAGTGGGTCTCCCAGATCAATGCCCACTTCGAGTGCAACATCCACTCCCGCCGTGAGTACATGCGGGCCATGGCCGACAACCGTCTCGTGCCGCAAGTCGTGATCGACCTGACCCCCGAGACCCTGCCGTACTGGGAGCTGCGCGCCACGTCGTCTCTGGTCACGGGCATCGAGGAGGCGTTCATCAACTCCTACAGGGACGGCTCCTTCCAGTACGTGCTGATCGCCGCCGATCGCGTCTGA
- a CDS encoding family 2 encapsulin nanocompartment cargo protein terpene cyclase codes for MPVPGPSPAQSSLPAAAARFGTHGHGRGADPVTGGKPALPTGPPLPFGPATRPSHPVAVPGPLPVPGEGTTEGPGGDLVAAPVREAAAAPATPNPALERIMRGPSGVGTAGLFFTPRPAPTASPPAVADVPAPRPAAEGRPVPGLYHHQVPEPDPVRVEEVSRRIKRWAVDEVEAYPPEWEDQFDGFSVGRYMVACHPDAPTVDHLMIATRLMVAENVVDDCYCEDHGGSPVGLGGRLLLAHTALDPVHTTAEYQPAWAQSLLSDAPRRSYRSAMEYFTRAATPSQADRYRHDMARLHLGYLAEAAWAETKYVPEVSEYLAMRQFNNFRPCPTITDTVGGYELPADLHAMPATQRVIALAGNATTLANDLYSYTKELESPGLHLNLPVVIAAREGLSDKEAYLKAVEVHNDLMHAFEAAAAELAASCPDPRMLRFLRGVAAWVDGNHYWHQTNTYRYSLPDFW; via the coding sequence ATGCCCGTTCCCGGGCCTTCCCCTGCGCAGTCGAGCCTGCCTGCCGCCGCGGCCCGCTTCGGAACCCACGGTCACGGCCGGGGCGCCGACCCCGTCACCGGAGGCAAGCCCGCGCTGCCGACCGGGCCGCCGCTGCCCTTCGGGCCGGCGACCCGGCCTTCCCACCCCGTTGCCGTTCCCGGGCCGTTGCCCGTACCCGGCGAAGGAACCACTGAAGGACCCGGGGGCGACCTGGTCGCCGCGCCGGTGCGGGAGGCCGCCGCCGCGCCGGCAACACCGAACCCCGCCCTGGAGCGGATCATGCGCGGTCCCAGCGGTGTGGGTACGGCGGGGCTGTTCTTCACGCCGCGCCCGGCACCGACCGCCAGCCCGCCTGCGGTGGCCGACGTGCCCGCTCCGCGGCCCGCCGCGGAGGGCAGGCCGGTCCCCGGCCTCTACCACCACCAGGTCCCGGAACCCGACCCCGTCCGGGTCGAGGAGGTCAGCCGCCGGATCAAGCGCTGGGCCGTGGACGAGGTCGAGGCCTACCCGCCGGAGTGGGAGGACCAGTTCGACGGCTTCTCCGTGGGCCGTTACATGGTCGCCTGCCACCCGGACGCCCCGACCGTCGACCACCTCATGATCGCCACCCGGCTGATGGTCGCCGAGAACGTGGTCGACGACTGCTACTGCGAGGACCACGGTGGATCGCCCGTCGGACTAGGAGGAAGGCTTCTGCTGGCGCACACCGCTCTGGACCCGGTCCACACGACCGCGGAGTACCAGCCGGCCTGGGCGCAGTCACTCCTCTCGGACGCCCCGCGGCGCTCCTACCGCTCGGCCATGGAGTACTTCACCCGGGCGGCGACCCCGTCGCAGGCCGACCGGTACCGGCACGACATGGCCCGGCTGCACCTGGGGTACCTCGCCGAGGCCGCATGGGCCGAGACGAAGTACGTCCCCGAGGTGTCCGAGTACCTGGCGATGCGCCAGTTCAACAACTTCCGCCCCTGTCCCACCATCACCGACACCGTGGGCGGCTACGAACTCCCGGCCGATCTCCACGCCATGCCCGCCACGCAGCGGGTGATCGCGCTCGCCGGCAACGCCACCACCCTCGCCAACGACCTGTACTCCTACACCAAGGAACTCGAAAGCCCCGGCCTGCACCTGAACCTGCCGGTGGTCATCGCGGCACGGGAGGGCCTGTCCGACAAGGAGGCCTACCTGAAGGCGGTGGAGGTCCACAACGACCTCATGCACGCCTTCGAAGCCGCGGCCGCGGAACTGGCCGCCTCCTGCCCCGATCCACGCATGCTGCGCTTCCTGCGGGGCGTGGCCGCCTGGGTCGACGGCAACCACTACTGGCACCAGACCAACACCTACCGCTACAGCCTGCCCGATTTCTGGTAA
- a CDS encoding family 2B encapsulin nanocompartment shell protein, which translates to MTVDTSPEAQLEPIRQTSLGTAAARNLATTTKSAPQMQEITSRWLLKTLPWVETKGGTYRVNRRLTYTVGDGRIEFVQDGADVRVIPRELGELAMLRGFEDEQVLVTLADRCVQRDFRAGEVLIERGAVADRIHLIAHGRVSQTSVGKYGDAIAVSVLADGDRFGENALLDADATADYTATAETSGTLLTLSRADFGAVLDAAPNLRAHVERFGSLPHQRQNKHGEAEIAMSAGHTGEAALPGTFVDYELKPREYELSIAQTVLRVHTRVADLYNGPHNQTEEQLRLTIEALRERQEHELVNNREFGLLHNADFKQRIQTHSGPPTPDDMDELLCRRRGTKFFFAHPRTIAAIGREFNARGLYPDHVDLGGQQVPAWRGVPILPCSKIPISKENTSSILAMRTGEDNQGVIGLHQTGLPEEYEPGLSVRFMGISEQAIISYLVTTYYSAAILVPDALGVMENVQIGRRRD; encoded by the coding sequence ATGACCGTGGACACCAGCCCAGAGGCGCAGCTGGAGCCGATCCGGCAGACCAGTCTGGGCACGGCGGCCGCCCGCAACCTTGCCACCACGACCAAGTCCGCCCCGCAGATGCAGGAGATCACCTCCAGGTGGCTCCTGAAGACGCTCCCCTGGGTGGAGACCAAGGGCGGCACCTACCGTGTCAACCGCCGCCTCACCTACACCGTCGGCGACGGCCGCATCGAGTTCGTCCAGGACGGGGCGGACGTCCGGGTGATCCCGCGCGAACTCGGCGAACTCGCCATGCTGCGCGGCTTCGAGGACGAGCAGGTGCTGGTCACGCTCGCCGACCGGTGCGTCCAGCGTGACTTCCGCGCCGGCGAGGTGCTGATCGAGCGCGGGGCCGTCGCCGACCGGATCCACCTGATCGCCCACGGCCGCGTCAGCCAGACCTCGGTCGGCAAGTACGGCGACGCCATCGCCGTCTCGGTACTGGCTGACGGCGACCGTTTCGGTGAGAACGCGCTGCTGGACGCGGACGCGACGGCCGACTACACGGCCACCGCCGAGACCTCCGGCACCCTGCTCACCCTCTCCCGCGCCGACTTTGGCGCCGTCCTCGACGCGGCACCGAACCTCCGGGCCCACGTCGAGCGGTTCGGCTCGCTCCCGCACCAGCGGCAGAACAAGCACGGCGAGGCCGAGATCGCGATGTCCGCCGGCCACACCGGCGAAGCCGCGCTCCCCGGCACCTTCGTCGACTACGAACTCAAGCCGCGCGAGTACGAACTCTCCATCGCCCAGACCGTGCTCCGGGTCCACACGCGTGTCGCCGACCTCTACAACGGCCCGCACAACCAGACCGAGGAGCAGCTCCGACTCACCATCGAGGCGCTGCGCGAGCGCCAGGAGCACGAACTCGTCAACAACCGGGAGTTCGGGCTCCTGCACAACGCCGACTTCAAGCAGCGCATCCAGACCCACTCCGGGCCGCCCACCCCGGACGACATGGACGAACTGCTCTGCCGCCGCCGCGGCACCAAGTTCTTCTTCGCCCACCCCCGGACCATCGCGGCGATCGGGCGGGAGTTCAACGCCCGCGGTCTCTACCCGGACCACGTCGACCTCGGCGGCCAGCAGGTTCCGGCCTGGCGCGGGGTACCGATCCTCCCGTGCAGCAAGATCCCCATCAGCAAGGAGAACACCAGCTCCATCCTCGCCATGCGCACGGGCGAGGACAACCAGGGCGTCATCGGCCTGCACCAGACCGGACTTCCGGAGGAGTACGAGCCGGGCCTGTCCGTGCGCTTCATGGGCATCAGCGAGCAGGCGATCATCTCGTACCTGGTCACCACCTACTACTCCGCCGCCATCCTGGTGCCCGACGCGCTCGGGGTGATGGAAAACGTCCAGATCGGCCGCCGGCGCGACTGA
- the thpR gene encoding RNA 2',3'-cyclic phosphodiesterase, translating into MKEQIRPSTVRVFIALAPPDDAKEELARALRPAYAAYPGLRWNRIEDWHITLAFLGELPVGTVPLLRPPLAQLAATRQGLDLALSGGGHFDERVLWSGVGGDVEGLQVLASEVRAVVRACGVPFEDRPLRPHLTLARTRRNDPACVVEAAAGLAAFSGRRWRTARLHLVGSNIGRGPGPIHYRDIEAWSFHHGDRGRAGT; encoded by the coding sequence GTGAAGGAACAGATCCGGCCCTCGACCGTGCGCGTGTTCATCGCGCTCGCCCCGCCCGACGACGCCAAAGAGGAGCTCGCGCGGGCGCTGCGGCCCGCCTACGCGGCGTACCCGGGCCTGCGGTGGAACCGCATCGAGGACTGGCACATCACCCTGGCGTTCCTCGGCGAGCTCCCGGTGGGAACCGTGCCGCTGCTGCGGCCCCCGCTCGCGCAGCTGGCCGCGACCCGCCAAGGCCTCGACCTGGCGCTGAGCGGTGGCGGACACTTCGACGAGCGGGTCCTGTGGAGCGGGGTCGGCGGGGACGTCGAAGGCCTGCAGGTACTGGCCTCCGAGGTGCGCGCCGTGGTCAGGGCATGCGGTGTCCCCTTCGAGGACCGGCCGCTGCGCCCCCATCTCACACTGGCCCGGACCCGCCGCAACGATCCCGCGTGCGTGGTGGAGGCCGCCGCCGGACTGGCCGCGTTCTCCGGTCGCCGGTGGCGGACCGCACGCCTGCACCTGGTCGGCAGCAACATCGGCCGCGGCCCGGGCCCGATCCACTACCGCGACATCGAGGCCTGGAGCTTCCACCACGGCGACCGAGGCCGCGCCGGAACGTGA
- a CDS encoding IS256 family transposase: MLSVVNNDGTIESGSLMDDIVREGARRMLAAALEAEVNQYIAELAGERDEVGRRLVVRNGHHRERTVSTAAGPLAVKAPRVNDRRVDVETGERKRFSSKILAPWCRKSPKISEVLPLLYLHGLTFGDFVPAMEQFLGSSAGLSPATVTRLTKQWTDDHTAFQTRDLSDSDYVYVWADGVHPKVRLGQAHSCVLVLMGVRPDGRKELIALAEGLRESTESWADLLRDCGRRGMRDPELVVSDGAMDLWRALAEVFPQARHQRCWVHKVRNVMNALPKSGQPGANKALQEIYNAEDRDHAEKAIKDFERAYGAKWPKATKKITGEADELLAFYAFPAEHWVHLRTTNPIESTFSTVKLRTKVTRGAGSPAAALAMVFKLVESVQERWRAVTAPHLVALVRNGARFESGILVEREETAAA; this comes from the coding sequence GTGCTCAGCGTCGTCAACAACGACGGAACCATCGAGTCCGGATCCCTGATGGACGACATCGTTCGCGAGGGTGCCCGGCGGATGCTTGCCGCGGCCTTGGAGGCCGAAGTCAACCAGTACATAGCCGAGCTGGCTGGTGAGCGGGACGAGGTCGGCCGTCGTCTGGTGGTCCGCAACGGCCATCATCGTGAACGGACGGTGAGCACCGCTGCCGGGCCGCTCGCGGTGAAGGCGCCCCGCGTGAACGACAGGCGCGTCGATGTGGAGACCGGTGAGCGCAAGCGGTTCTCCTCAAAGATCCTCGCGCCGTGGTGCCGCAAGTCCCCGAAGATCAGCGAGGTCCTGCCCCTGCTTTACCTCCACGGACTGACCTTCGGGGACTTCGTGCCCGCGATGGAGCAGTTCCTGGGTTCCTCGGCCGGCCTCTCGCCGGCGACGGTGACCCGGCTGACGAAGCAGTGGACCGACGACCACACCGCCTTCCAGACCCGTGACCTGTCGGATTCCGACTACGTCTATGTGTGGGCCGACGGTGTCCACCCCAAGGTCCGCCTCGGCCAGGCCCACTCCTGCGTCCTGGTCCTCATGGGCGTGCGCCCCGACGGCCGCAAGGAACTCATCGCGCTGGCCGAGGGGCTGCGTGAATCGACCGAGTCGTGGGCGGATCTGTTGCGTGACTGTGGCCGACGCGGCATGCGCGATCCCGAACTCGTCGTCAGTGACGGTGCGATGGACCTGTGGAGAGCCCTCGCGGAGGTGTTTCCGCAGGCCAGGCACCAGAGGTGCTGGGTTCACAAGGTCCGCAATGTCATGAACGCGCTGCCTAAGTCAGGTCAGCCCGGCGCGAATAAAGCCCTGCAGGAGATCTACAACGCCGAGGACCGCGATCACGCCGAGAAGGCGATCAAGGACTTCGAGCGCGCCTATGGAGCGAAGTGGCCGAAAGCGACCAAGAAGATCACCGGCGAGGCCGACGAGCTTCTCGCGTTCTACGCCTTCCCCGCCGAGCACTGGGTGCACCTGCGCACGACAAATCCCATCGAGAGCACCTTCAGTACCGTGAAGTTGAGAACCAAGGTCACCCGCGGGGCCGGCAGCCCGGCCGCGGCACTGGCGATGGTGTTCAAGCTTGTTGAGTCCGTGCAGGAGCGTTGGCGGGCGGTCACCGCACCGCACCTTGTCGCCCTCGTCCGCAACGGCGCCCGCTTCGAGAGCGGCATCCTGGTTGAGCGCGAAGAGACCGCGGCAGCCTGA